The genomic window GATAACGGTGACGTTCTATCTCTGCCGAACCCACAAGCAGAGGAGGAGAGCCAAGGAATGGCCCCAGAAACAAGTCCAGCACCACCCACTGCCTGAACCCAGCAGAGCCACTAGCTACGACGAGATACTATCTGTCAAGATCGACCACCGTGTCGCCTTGAGCACTGCCTGCGCCAACAACATCAACCACAACACTGAACTGTTGCCTATTGAGCTAGATGAGCGAGTTGGGAAAGGGCAGTTTGCAGAAGTCTGGAGAGCAAAGCTGAAACATGCCTCTTCGGGACAGTACGAGACGGTGGCAGTGAAGATTTTCCCCTGTGAGGACTATGCTTCCTGGAAAAACGAAAGCCAGATCTTCAGTGATGCCAACCTCAAGCATGACAGCATCCTTCAGTTCCTCACAGCAGAGGAGAGGCACTCTGGGCTCCAGAAAGAATACTGGCTCATCACGGCCTACCACAACCAGGGAAACCTCAAGGATTATTTGTCCAGGAATGTTCTGAGCTGGAGGGACTTGCAGAAGATGGCAGGCTCCCTAGTGAGTGGTGTGGCTCACTTGCACAGTGACTACACTGCCTGTGGCAGTCCAAAGATCCCCATCGCCCACCGGGACATCAAAAGCACCAACATCCTCATTAAGAACGAACAGGAATGTGTGCTCTGCGATTTTGGGATTGCGCTGAGGCTGGATCCAGCCTTAAGTGTGGAAGATTTTGCAAACAGCGGACAGGTGAGTGCTGTAGAATGAAACCAGCAGAGCAATCCTTTCTGCTTGATGGAAAGTAGAAAGATCATAGCCTCTTTCATGCGCTAGCCATGCAAAGAGTTCTGTGCACTGTGCAAGGGGCAGCTGTGCCACTGCACTGGCCCCACCCCAAAAGTTCATTTGATTTACCAATCCCAGCTTCCATGTGTTGAGCATGGACATTTGCATAGCAGAAGCCTGCCTATATAGGTTTTCCATGTGATCTAGAACCCTGCCTGAATGGGGATCCAGGTCACATGAAAGCCTACTGCATCTGTAGAGCATGATGCTCACAAGCTTCCCCTGGACAGCCTGTTCAGCATGTACATCttgggggtggggccagaagtGCTGCCTGCTGCCCTTTCCATGGATGGAGGGCCCTTCTATGTGTGAAGGGAGTCGTTCAGAATGTCAAATATAATAGTGGACAGCAGGCAGTATGAAAAAGCTCTGAAAAGGCAATGCTACTATGGAATTTGCCACAGGCTTTCGGCATGTTCCATATACAAATATGCAGCTATGATTTAAGAGAGCGCCCTGCTTGTTGGTACATAATTGGCTTGGAATCATCCTTGTTGCTGAATGACAAATAGCAACTGTGTTCCGGGTTCTAGAGGGTATCTTGTTTTCGGCAGCTAGTTTGTAGTCAAAGGCTGGGGCTACTTTATCTTCTCAAGCTCTTTGTGCATTCAAAATCTAACACCACTGCAATACTCAGTCTTTCCCCTCATGGTGGAAAAGCAGCAGGGAGAGGAATGATTTGAGCAGAAAGCTGCCCACTGGACAGTAGTGGTACTTTCCTCCATTCAAACTCACAGCTGCCCACAGTACCTTTTGGTTTGaatgaaacaaacagaaaacacagGAAAGAAGTTCTCAGTTATTGTCACATCTAATTTGGGCCTTGGTTCCCATGTCACTAAGGTCTGGTAAGTTTAGAGAAGATTTTATGGACACCATCAAGCTCTTAACTTTCCTGGCTACCCTATACTTGGACAAAAACCTGGAGATAAAGGGGTGGAGCACAAAAGGTCCAGTCTGTATCACAGATCTTCTAATGCATTGCAGCCTCCTTTTAACTTGGAATCACCATGGCTTCTCTCCTCTACCCCTTCTAACACCTACTCAATTTATGGTCAGGTGGGCACTGCCAGATATATGGCTCCTGAAGTTTTGGAATCTCGAGTGAATCTTGAAGATCTGGAGTCCTTCAAACAAATGGATGTTTATTCCATGGCTCTGGTTTTATGGGAGATTGCCTCCAGGTGTGACGCCATAGGAGGTAAGTCTATACCAGCAGAGTCTGCTGTCTTCCAAGCCCTGCTTTACAGGTCCACTGGGCAAAACAAAGAAGCAGCCAGAGGGAGGTGGGAGCAAACCTTAGTGCAGAGAAGCTAACCTATGGCCACCCCACCCTAGATGTTGATGAACTAAAACTCCCAATATCTCTAACTGCCAGTCATGCAGGCGGAGGCTGATgaaagctgtagttcagcaaacatctggagggccacaggttagccactcctgccTTAGCAAAAGAACGCATTTCTCAGGTGGAAGGAGGGCATCTCTTTCAAAAATGGGTCTCAGGTagcaaggctgggaaaggctcctgGCCCCAGGACTCAAAAAACCACACTGCTCATAGCCAAGGCTATGATCCTAGGATAGATGGGCAAATGACCTGTCTCAGTAGCATGGGGATTCATGTGACTCCAGTGGAGATTGTATTGCCTCTCCACTAGGAAATGATTGTACCATTTTATTATGTTAAAATAGGCATCACTAAGAGGCTgctaaaatgaaagaaaataccaAGAAGATTGAAGGAATCGTTTGGAGTGTGAATTGTCACTAAAGGAACCCATGTTTCATCAGCAGTAATAAAAATTCCTTAACAGGGATTAATTTATTGCTTTAGCATTTCCTGTTACACAATCAGGCTTTGAACTGGTAGCATGATAACCTGTCCTGCTAATTCAAAGTGATTTGGGCTTGTGCCAATTCTAATTCTCATGAAATGCAAGTCCAGATGCTAACATGTGGAACAGTCTACAAGGGCAGCGTATGTGAAATCTATGGGCAAATGTGTCAAcaggatggtgggggtggggagctagaCAGCAATGGTGCAATATGGATTTGGGTTCATTTATCtgtcattacatttatatcccaccttttctccaaggaactcaaggtggcatgcaaggttttcccctttccacttttatcctcaaaatgaacctcaggttagcctgagaggcagtgactggcccaaggtcaccccgtgagcttcatgcctgagtggggattggactcttggtctcccaggtccaccACTACAACAAGCAACAAATACTTAGCAGCCTCTGCTGTGTCCTACAATGTGGTCCATTAAGGAAGTACCTGTTgtacatccacacacacacacaccccctgcaACTGCACATCTCAAACACAACCTGGTTTGGCTGTAGGTGCTACTACTTTTAACAGTTTACAGGTTTTAAAACAAACTGTGGGCATCAACCAGCCAATACAGTGCTGCCAATACTAAAtgaagcaagcttcttttctgaaACATACAGTGGCATTTCGACAAATCTTTAAATGTGCTGCGTGAATTTAAAAGTGTCCCCTGTTCACAACCTGGCTGCCAAGCTATGTTATCAATGAACGGTTCTTCATCAGGTACAGCTGCAAGCCACGACTAGAGGTAGTTTTATTATCCATTTCCTGGTGAATGTTCTCGGTGGCACCACAGCACTGCCCCGACAAGTACATAGTCAATATGTATCTAAATTGCACGCACATCTAATTTACATCAACTTCCTTGCAGAGGTGAAGAACTATGAGCTACCTTTTGGATCAAAGGTCCGGGAGCAACCCTGCATGGAGGTTATGAGAGATGTTGTATTGCATGGTCGAGGGCGTCCAGAGATACCTGGCAATTGGCTGGTGCATCAGGTAAGTACAAAAAAGCAAGGTAAAATTTATGGCTTTGCCAAGAGAGTACCTCCTTTTGCCTACTCCTCCTTTTGAACTGTTTCCAGTCAAGTTTATAACCGAGTTTGTTTCTTCTTCCGTCCTCATCcaagtttgttttcttcttccctcctcatccgttttgttttcttttctttttagatcgtaagcctgagggcaggggcAGTCTTATTTGTTATTGATCtcatgtaagctgctctggaatCCTTTTCCTCTGAAGAGCAGggcaaaaatgctttaaataaatatttctgagcAGCAGACCTAGAGGTGTGTGGCTACACAAACAACATTTGCAGAAAActtgaagctcccccccccaaaaaaaacgctGCCCCCCTCCCTAGGTTTCTGGGGCAAAATggagactttggggggggggaactgaaatTAACATAATACTTACTTTCTTATCAAACCTAGTATGTTTTAACATAAAATGCATCCTAACTTGGTATAGTACAATTTTATATTTGGCATATTTCTGAAATGCAGAGCTGCTTTCTGTATGTTTACTCATAACTAATACTGATTCTGTTCGGTGGCACTCTCAAAGTACCTATGATTACACTCTCAGAAGaataaatgttttaagttttGTACAAGCATTGTTGTGAATGCACACAGTATCGAAGAGCACAAGCTGTCAACTGCTACCGTATGCTGCCTTGTACATTTTCTTATCTTAGTTTTTTGCAatttgaagaggaaaaaataaaagctaaaaaCAGAAATCAATAATTTTGTATTAAACAAAGTGAAGTGTGCTCGGTGGACAAAAATGGCCTCATACAGTCACAGTCCTCTTCTCCTCTTAAGGCGTTGTCCTGAGAGAAGGGTCTGTCTGTCCCCCCACTTTCCATTATAACACTGCCCGAGACCCTTCCAGTCATTTTTAGTTGCCCCAGCAAAGATGGAGCTGGCTCCGGCAGGACTTGCACATAAGCTAACGGGACAAATGAGGCAGGACAGAGCCTTCTGCTTCCCCTGGCTGGTCAGCTCTATTGGGCTAGTAAAGCAGATCATCTGCTTCATCTGTTTGACTGGCTTCCCATACTGGCTGCAGAAGAAGTGTCTTCACTAATCACCAATACGTGTCTGAAAGAAATCAAGATTTATTGCAGCTTTCCCAGTAAATCATCAATATATTTATGTAGGCAATAGCATCAagcagagttttttttggggggggggtggaggtgaATGGAATACAGTGCCCCTTAGAGGGAAAAGGAAATCACGCACAAGGCCAAAGATCATGTTACTGAGCCAGTAACGCACACTGATTGCTCTTCTTTTTACTTCAAAAGTGGGCAATAATTGTAGTGAAGCAGTTCCCCCTAGATTTGAGATTGCTAACTTCCCAGCTTCCTTCTTAATTTCAGGGAATGCATTTCCTGTGTGACACCATCACAGAATGCTGGGACCATGATCCTGAAGCCAGACTCACGGCTCACTGCGTGGCAGAGCGGTTCAACCTGATGGTGCAGACTGATTGCGATGAcatcctcaacaacaacaacaacagcagcagcagccatggcagCAGCCTTGGTGATGAGGCAAGCAAAATGGGTTGCCCAATAGATGAGAATCAAGGGAGTGACAGGAATATCCAATGACTGGAGAAAGAAATAAAAGCTGGACAGAAGCACCAATGGGCATGCCactcagaaaaatatatatatacctccCCCAAACCCCATTTAGTTCTCTGAATGAATAAAACGTATTTATAAGCCCTTTAAATTTACTAGGCAAAAAGGCAGAGTCACTGTACTATGTTCAGCATGCAATATAAATCATTTTATacttattttaaatgtataacacaaaaaatctttatttttaaaaagattcacaataggcattttaaaaaacccactcaATGTTCTTTCTTTAAGAGGGGGTAAGGCAGAGTCTTGACCCTAGCCTGTTATTAGATCACACAAGAAATTGCTGGAACCATTAGGTGTTAATCAGAGAACTCCATtcgcttgctttaaaaaataaataaataaatttttctATTAACACAGGCTTCCAAAGTTTTGAAAAATTTGTTACATCTTTCAAAGACTTTAAGAAACCCAATATTGATACAATGTTGACTCCTAAAGTTAAGGTTTGACACCTAATTTCCACTATTGTCATCTCAGCCAAAACCCACATTTTGTCTTAGCGGCTTATTTGTTCTTTAAGCTGTTCTTTCACTTTAATAGAACATCTATTAAATTAGAActccaaaggaacacagtgtGGGCTTCCAAGTAAGAGCCAGGGCTTTTCAGCATCCCACCCTTTCCACAGGAGAACTGCATGCCACCTGAAAAGCCACTTGCGAAAGTCACTGCTCTCTTTGGACAAAACAAGGTGTTGGCTACTGGATGAGGAAGATCTCTGCACAGGCATGGGGCTCTCTGGATTTTGGACTAAGATTGCAACTGTAAGCATACTGCGGAAACCAACAGGAGAtacttgaaatatatatatttatgttttaCAGTGAAAGACAATGGCTTGTGTGGAAACCTGACATTCTGTAGCAGCTATTGGCAGATTTCTATTTCTTTTGTATCGGCTGATTTCCATGAAAACTATACAAGTTCATGGAAGCATATAGCTTGCCTACAATGCCATCTCATCTTACTCACAAAAGCTGTGGAAGCTCTCTGTGAAGAGAAATCTGGATGCTACAGAAGTGGCATTTGTGTCATGTGCGTGTTTAAATAGACCAGAGCAGTGTGGGACAGGAGAGAGAGCAGAGATATTCTTAAAAGCCCACAAATTCTGAGCTGGAAAATCCTATTCCACAATTTGGAGCTGAATATGCTGTCAACATTGAGCACCACATTGCTATGAACAcagacaaaaaaaccccaaacagttCCGTTTGGTAGCtttatttccttccctccccatttcTCACACATGGAATTGTACACTAGTCGCATTAAGATTTCAGTGCatttcacagcaaaaaaaaagtacaaGGGAATCTTAACACATGTGCATAACCCCTCCCCAATTCCCCCAAACACTTTTCAGACTTTGTGGAAAATGAGGGTGATTACTTAACCACCCTTGGGTGCATTCGGATAACCTTTCCCCTTAATATGGAAGAAAAAACTAAACACACttgaccagcacacacacagtttgaagGTTTTCATGATGGCAGGGAGAGGCCCCACTGTTGACACAAACCAGAAGATGACAGATAATGGTATATACACTGATTGGAAGACTACATCAGAAGAAACAGAGTAAGGCACCACTCTTAGAAAAATTAAGGTAGCTTGTATTAACAAGAATGAAAGCCATAAATCAGTACTATTCTTAATTGCCAGCAATTCTTagacttcaataaaatattggtaTCATAAAAAAATGGACGTTTTTACCTGAACATGGTTTTCCGGTATCAGATTGCAACTGGTTTTGTATGCAGTcccacagcaaaaaaaacaagCCTTCTCAGGTGTTGTAGAAAAACCAAAGTGACGGTCTTTGTACTCAGTGGGCACACAAAGATGTTTGACTTAGAACTTACACAGAAGACAAATGAAATCACTTGCCTGGGCAACCTGTAACACTGACTGTCTCAGAAATGATCCATGGAGAACAGTGAGTGGGGGCAATGAGCTGaagtgtatatatatttaaaaaaggacACATCAGCCAGGTCTGAGCTTCAGTCTCTTAAAAGAGACAGAACATCTTCAGGGTATTTACAGCAGTTTGCTAAGGAAATGAAGCTGGTGGAAGGTTAAGGGAAATTCTAGAGCTGAAAATTGTTCTGAATTTTACACTTCTtctcccacctttctctccaCAACTCTTTCACATATAGGAAACACCCCACAGTTACAATTCCAATCTACTTTAGAatgttgtgggggttttttgttttttaaaaaggtgtagtTTACATGACTCCCTCATTCTTCCACAGCCATGCACACATTGCCTCcgaagaataattaaaaaaagaagtgtcaAGTCCTGATCCAGACAGTTCAATAACACTGATTCCAAGGTCAACTTATGAAGAGCTTCCTCTTCAGGGTTTTCAGCGAGAATAATAATTCAGAGCAGCAAAAGGTGTTTCTCTATATGGGCACTGAGTAGTTCAGAAACAAGTGGAAAATGGAGCACAGATTGGGAAGAGCTGTTACTCAAGAATCAATTCCACTTGGGCAGAACAGCATAGCAGCTCTGAATGCTACTGTTTCTagaagattttatatatatatatataacatctTAGGCAGCTTTTGCAGTAGGGTGTGCTTAGAAAGAATACAATACACAGTTCAGATAAAATCTTCAGTGCCATATAAAATGTTTTTTGAAGTGGGGGGAGAAGACATACCTGGCAAGATTCTCTCTCGCTATCTTTTGATTTTCTGCAACTTTAAAGTGCCCTAGTAGTTTATTCCATTATGCTTACTTAATTTTGTGCAATTGTATAAAAATCCCAAAGGACTGTTAGTGAGACACAGCATTTTGGAAGTTGTAGGGATTAGAACAAAAGAGAAGAATAATTCTGAAGAAATGTCATCTAGTTTGTGTCTGCTGGTTGATTTTGTACGGCAGGCATTCTTTTCCAAAGAGGGTTATAATAAACCCAGCCATCTCCCTGCAATTCAAACAGAGAACAAGATTACTCAGTTGAagatattttttccatgtaaattCAATGGTGAGTGCTAATTGTCTTAGGAACTGAGTAGTACACTACTGCCCAGAGACTGACCATAACCATAATATCTGAAACCACAATTGAATCCTTCTCTCAAGCCACAGTTGCTTGAGTTTGGATACCTTCAGGAAACCGACAAATTTCAAATCAGAAGCTGAATATACAAGTACaaaactggagagttggaaggggactaCATATGTCTGAGGCTCACTATGACTCCCTTAGCAGAAAACCAGAGCTTTCTAATACATCTAGGAACACAGGTGACCATTGTTCTCACcctggcatctgattggctactgtgagaacaggaaggagTAGATGGACTCTCTTTATGTTCttataggaagctcccttatactatgcaagactattgatccatctagctcaatattgcccacATTGtttggcagtggctctgcaaggTTTCAGATAAGAACACCCCCAGTCCTACTAGGAGAAGCAAAGGATTGAATTTAGGCCCTCCTGCATACAAGTCAGATGTTCCAACACTGAACTACATATGAACTGAGTCAGTGTATAGTCTGGCCCTTACAAGACAAGAAAGCCTAATTTTGGTCTTCTCCCTAGGCGCTAGAGATTCTTCACCATAGCAGCTAATAGTTCATGTTAGGAGATAGGGTGTGGCTTCAGACAAGTCACAAAATCTTATGCTTGCAAGATAAGGATAATAATGCTAACCTACTAGACAGGGTTGTTGCAAATGTGACTTATTAATATGAAGCCAAAACTACAGTTCATTTCCAAAAAGGAGCATATACATTGAGCATATACCATAAAGAAACTGAAGACATTAATCTATAAAAGAAAGTGGCAAGAAAAATGTTCCAGCAGAGGCTATTTATATTCAACCACCTTCTGTTTATATGTGAACTTTTCAAAATAATGCAAAGAACTAAGCAGAGGAATATTTTTTCTATTTACAGAGGCAAGCAGTAGCCCCTATGACATGCTGGAAGGTTGGCATTTTAAATATTCCACTTGTGTTGAGTTACTTACATCTTTGACGAAGTACTTAGTTTGCCATGGTTCTCCTGTCTCAGCCCGGAGTCGTTCTTCACTTCTCTGCCGTTCCTCAAGTGCTTTCTTATGCTCTGTTGCCTTATCAATGTCCCCGTCCCTCAGAGACTCTGTCACATGTTGCCACAGCTTCCTGAATTAAAAAAGGTACAACTGATTTCAAGCTCTCTTAGCAGGTCAGTGTGTTGTCAATACTTGCAGCACACATGAGCAGAATTCACATCTGTAATCTTGGCTCCTCTCAGATTAAGAATAAGGTGAACCAAAAGGCAAGAAGGAACTGCCACCGCATCCTGGAAGTGCTTTCATTCCAGAAAAATTTATGAGGAACTTGCAGTGCAATATAGAATGTAGCTGTTCAATATAGCTGTTACCCAATTGAAGAATAAAAATGCATGGCAGCAGTGGACAACCTCAGTGCAGCCACATTTAATGAAAGTGCCAAACCATTCTGTGAACAGCCTCTAATTCTCTGGGGCATTTTTTGAGAGAGCCTCCTATGCCCCATTTTGGTTTTTCTTAGGTTTCtctaacatattttttttaaaaaacaaaaaaacccactttgGCTCCCACAAAtatgaatgaaaaagaaatgcaggcaTCTAACTGTACCCAATGTGTTAATTGTGAAAACATAAAAGAACTTCTCTTACCTGGACTCAAATGGCCCTTGTTTCTCGATGGGTCGGACTCGTTTTCTTGTGACAGACAGCTTTGTCAAGTCCATGCATTTTGTCTCTCCGTTGCTGTAGGTGAATTCAAGGATGCTATTCCATTCACCTTGCACTCTACAGACAACAGTGTTGGTAGCATTCTGTTTCACCTCACCAGTAACCCTAAAAAAACAGCATTCAAAAAGTAAAATGTGACAATAGGTAGATTAGCCCACACTTTGTATTCATGTAGGGTTACAGCTCACATcgtgttatttatttttagaaacagaGGAATGCATGCAAGTTCTAGTACAGCAAGATTTGAGTGCTTGTCATCTTAtttggaaatgtgttttaaaaagctaCTGTACATTTCTATTGTTTAACTATGCAGCTAGTTCAAAATAGctttcaaaagaaacaaaatagtaaACTTAGGAGCCCACTAATTATTTTTGCGCTCATCTCTTGCATATTACTTCTTTAAAAATCATTGTTTTCTATTGATGGCAGCTCAAGAATTtcatgccatggggggggggagagagagagagagagggagagacttaAGTATGTGGCTTATACTGAACAACAAAGCTTAATGGGAACTTCACCAAATTTGCCAAATCTAGTGTACCAAAAAAAGGAGCATTTTGCTTATAATTCAATGCTACGTGAGTTTCTGGTGGTCTCCTCTAAGTTTTCTAAGATAGGAATACATTAGACCGGATAAACGCTCCTCTGCATCAAGGATGGCTACCCTGTATCCCTTTGGATGtggctggacttcaactcccatcagtcccaaccagcatggccaatggtcaggcataaGGGGAGccgcagtccagcaacatcttgaaagGCCATTGGTTGGCCACTGCTACCTTAACATGCTGATTACAGAGAAATATGCAGTTTTCCCAACATCCTGTTAAAAATTACCAATGCTAGCCAATACTAAATATGAAATAGTGTCTAGATATTATACTCTATTTTAAGTAAAACTCCCTCAAACCAATTGTTTCCCTAACATTATTTTAAACCTAAGCAAATGCGAATTGTACTATGGAAGCTAACTTCTGCCTCAGCAATTCAGCTGTGCACAATACAGTACAATTCCGCTCAATAAAAAGTATTTAATAGTAAAGTTCTCTGAAAAATCTATAGTAACATTATTTTCATTACAATATCAACTAGCAGCAGAGTCACTATGACAGCATTTTCTCTCCTGTACTTATGACTACAAAAAAGCTCATACAAACACTAATCCAAAGTCTCGTTGGAAATTGAAACTACAGTCAAGTGCTTTGATGTATTTGATTTATTTGAAATAGTTATTGGCCATCTTTCAAGGCAAATGCTCTCTCAAGGCACTTGATATAGAAGCATAAAATTAGGAAGCACAATTTCAATAGCACAACACAATACATAacaatctgctattattttccaCTACTTCCCTGCCAGGGGCCAGAGTTCAATCAATCTTTTGCAAATATTTAACTAGTTAAATAAATCAAGGTGGTTTTAGATGCTGaaaatctagttgagattcctgcatcgcagggggttggactagatgaccctgaggaccccttccaactctacaattctctgaagATCCTTTTCGAGTTACTGATACTCTTTGACTTCAAAGGGACATTCCAATAAGCATCAAAAGTATTTCAGAAAAGGTTTAGCTTCCTTTTACATGTCCTTCTCAAGTTTTCAGAACAAAGTGGTGAAGTGGCTTGCTTAGatcagtagtagcagcagcagcagcagcatacatGGACTTCGTTTTACAACATCCAGCTCAAAAGAGGAAGATGAAAAGATGCCATTCCCATAAGAATGTTACCTGCAATTGATTCTGCACTACATTACACAAAACGCCTGCCAACCATAAATACTTACCGGTGAAGCTTGCCACCATAGAATGGTTTGGTATGGAAAGTAATACTTGCAGAGTATCCCGTTTTTGCACAATTAACACTGACTTTTCCTCCCAGTTCTACCCAAGGGACAGTCAGAATTGACCGAGCATATGCACAAGGCAGAGAAAATGTGTATT from Lacerta agilis isolate rLacAgi1 chromosome 1, rLacAgi1.pri, whole genome shotgun sequence includes these protein-coding regions:
- the LOC117054444 gene encoding TGF-beta receptor type-2-like isoform X1; its protein translation is MGYWRSLTLSLLLLLLLPHDGQGGRNVKSNLCKWCNNTYPVCKDQECYSNCDLSSYCEKSEEICVSIWKQDNESIRVSTLCHNPQLPVENVMVPKYNTSQCVMVRQHNEEGIFYICGCVNEQECNDKLIFEKHTNGYSMLQSKEIIPVAAISLLPPLLVAIMITVTFYLCRTHKQRRRAKEWPQKQVQHHPLPEPSRATSYDEILSVKIDHRVALSTACANNINHNTELLPIELDERVGKGQFAEVWRAKLKHASSGQYETVAVKIFPCEDYASWKNESQIFSDANLKHDSILQFLTAEERHSGLQKEYWLITAYHNQGNLKDYLSRNVLSWRDLQKMAGSLVSGVAHLHSDYTACGSPKIPIAHRDIKSTNILIKNEQECVLCDFGIALRLDPALSVEDFANSGQVGTARYMAPEVLESRVNLEDLESFKQMDVYSMALVLWEIASRCDAIGEVKNYELPFGSKVREQPCMEVMRDVVLHGRGRPEIPGNWLVHQGMHFLCDTITECWDHDPEARLTAHCVAERFNLMVQTDCDDILNNNNNSSSSHGSSLGDEASKMGCPIDENQGSDRNIQ
- the LOC117054444 gene encoding TGF-beta receptor type-2-like isoform X2, which encodes MKQDNESIRVSTLCHNPQLPVENVMVPKYNTSQCVMVRQHNEEGIFYICGCVNEQECNDKLIFEKHTNGYSMLQSKEIIPVAAISLLPPLLVAIMITVTFYLCRTHKQRRRAKEWPQKQVQHHPLPEPSRATSYDEILSVKIDHRVALSTACANNINHNTELLPIELDERVGKGQFAEVWRAKLKHASSGQYETVAVKIFPCEDYASWKNESQIFSDANLKHDSILQFLTAEERHSGLQKEYWLITAYHNQGNLKDYLSRNVLSWRDLQKMAGSLVSGVAHLHSDYTACGSPKIPIAHRDIKSTNILIKNEQECVLCDFGIALRLDPALSVEDFANSGQVGTARYMAPEVLESRVNLEDLESFKQMDVYSMALVLWEIASRCDAIGEVKNYELPFGSKVREQPCMEVMRDVVLHGRGRPEIPGNWLVHQGMHFLCDTITECWDHDPEARLTAHCVAERFNLMVQTDCDDILNNNNNSSSSHGSSLGDEASKMGCPIDENQGSDRNIQ
- the LOC117054444 gene encoding TGF-beta receptor type-2-like isoform X3, encoding MVPKYNTSQCVMVRQHNEEGIFYICGCVNEQECNDKLIFEKHTNGYSMLQSKEIIPVAAISLLPPLLVAIMITVTFYLCRTHKQRRRAKEWPQKQVQHHPLPEPSRATSYDEILSVKIDHRVALSTACANNINHNTELLPIELDERVGKGQFAEVWRAKLKHASSGQYETVAVKIFPCEDYASWKNESQIFSDANLKHDSILQFLTAEERHSGLQKEYWLITAYHNQGNLKDYLSRNVLSWRDLQKMAGSLVSGVAHLHSDYTACGSPKIPIAHRDIKSTNILIKNEQECVLCDFGIALRLDPALSVEDFANSGQVGTARYMAPEVLESRVNLEDLESFKQMDVYSMALVLWEIASRCDAIGEVKNYELPFGSKVREQPCMEVMRDVVLHGRGRPEIPGNWLVHQGMHFLCDTITECWDHDPEARLTAHCVAERFNLMVQTDCDDILNNNNNSSSSHGSSLGDEASKMGCPIDENQGSDRNIQ